One genomic region from Loxodonta africana isolate mLoxAfr1 chromosome 17, mLoxAfr1.hap2, whole genome shotgun sequence encodes:
- the SLITRK1 gene encoding SLIT and NTRK-like protein 1, whose product MLLWILLLETSLCFAAGNVTGDVCKEKICSCNEIEGDLHVDCEKKGFTSLQRFTAPTSQFYHLFLHGNSLTRLFPNEFANFYNAVSLHMENNGLHEIVPGAFLGLQLVKRLHINNNKIKSFRKQTFLGLDDLEYLQADFNLLRDIDPGAFQDLNKLEVLILNDNLISTLPANVFQYVPITHLDLRGNRLKTLPYEEVLEQIPGIAEILLEDNPWDCTCDLLSLKEWLENIPKNALIGRVVCEAPTRLQGKDLNETTEHDLCPLKNRVDSSLPAPPAQEETFAPGPLPTPFKTNGQEDHATPGSAPNGGTKIPGNWQIKIRPTAALAAGSARNRPPASGLPCPGGCSCDHIQGSGLKMNCNNRNVSSLADLKPKLSNVQELFLRDNKIHSIRKSHFVDYKNLILLDLGNNNIASVENNTFKNLLDLRWLYMDSNYLDTLSREKFAGLQNLEYLNVEYNAIQLILPGTFHAMPKLRILILNNNLLRSLPVDVFAGVSLSKLSLHNNYFMYLPVAGVLDQLTSIIQIDLHGNPWECSCTIVPFKQWAERLGSEVLMSDLKCETPVNFFRKDFMLLSNDEICPQLYARISPTLTSHSKNSTGLAETGTHSNSYLDTSRVSISVLVPGLLLVFVTSAFTVVGMLVFILRNRKRSKRRDANSSASEINSLQTVCDSSYWHNGPYNADGAHRVYDCGSHSLSD is encoded by the coding sequence ATGCTGCTTTGGATTCTGTTGCTGGAGACGTCTCTTTGTTTTGCCGCTGGAAACGTTACAGGGGACGTTTGCAAAGAGAAGATCTGTTCCTGCAATGAGATAGAAGGGGACCTACACGTAGACTGTGAAAAAAAGGGCTTTACAAGTCTGCAGCGTTTCACCGCCCCGACTTCCCAGTTTTACCATTTATTCCTGCATGGCAATTCCCTCACTCGACTTTTCCCTAATGAGTTCGCCAACTTTTATAACGCGGTTAGTTTGCACATGGAGAACAATGGCTTGCATGAAATCGTTCCCGGGGCTTTTCTGGGCTTGCAGCTGGTGAAAAGGCtgcacatcaacaacaacaagatcaaGTCTTTTCGAAAGCAGACTTTTCTGGGGCTAGACGATCTGGAATACCTCCAGGCTGATTTTAATTTATTACGGGATATAGACCCGGGGGCCTTCCAGGACTTGAAcaagctggaggtgctcattttaAATGACAATCTAATCAGCACCCTACCTGCCAACGTGTTCCAGTATGTGCCCATCACCCACCTGGACCTCCGGGGAAACAGGCTGAAAACCCTGCCCTATGAGGAGGTCTTGGAGCAAATACCTGGCATTGCCGAGATCCTGCTAGAGGATAACCCCTGGGACTGTACCTGTGATCTGCTTTCCCTGAAAGAATGGCTCGAAAACATTCCTAAAAATGCCCTGATCGGCCGAGTGGTCTGCGAAGCCCCCACCAGACTGCAGGGCAAAGACCTCAATGAAACCACCGAACATGACTTATGTCCTTTGAAAAACCGAGTGGATTCTAGTCTCCCGGCCCCCCCTGCCCAAGAAGAGACCTTCGCTCCTGGCCCCCTGCCAACTCCTTTCAAGACAAATGGACAAGAAGATCATGCCACCCCAGGGTCCGCTCCGAACGGAGGTACAAAGATCCCAGGTAACTGGCAGATCAAGATCAGACCCACGGCAGCCTTAGCGGCCGGCAGCGCCAGAAACAGACCCCCAGCCAGCGGTTTGCCCTGCCCTGGGGGCTGCAGCTGCGACCACATCCAAGGGTCGGGTTTAAAGATGAACTGCAACAACCGGAACGTGAGCAGCTTGGCTGATTTGAAACCCAAGCTCTCAAACGTGCAGGAGCTATTCCTGCGAGATAACAAGATCCACAGCATCCGAAAATCACACTTTGTGGATTACAAGAACCTCATCTTGTTGGATCTGGGTAACAATAACATCGCCAGCGTGGAGAACAACACTTTCAAGAATCTCTTGGACCTCAGGTGGCTGTACATGGATAGCAACTACCTAGACACGCTGTCCCGGGAGAAATTCGCGGGCCTGCAGAACCTCGAGTATCTGAACGTGGAGTACAACGCGATCCAACTCATCCTCCCTGGCACCTTCCATGCCATGCCCAAACTGAGGATCctcattctcaacaacaacttgCTGAGGTCCCTACCCGTGGATGTGTTCGCTGGGGTCTCACTCTCTAAGCTCAGCCTGCACAACAATTACTTCATGTACCTCCCGGTGGCAGGGGTGCTGGACCAGTTAACCTCCATCATCCAAATAGACCTGCACGGCAACCCCTGGGAGTGCTCCTGCACTATTGTGCCTTTTAAGCAGTGGGCAGAACGCCTGGGTTCCGAAGTGCTGATGAGCGACCTCAAGTGTGAGACCCCGGTGAACTTCTTTAGGAAGGATTTCATGCTCCTCTCCAATGACGAGATCTGCCCTCAGCTGTACGCCAGGATCTCGCCCACACTAACTTCGCACAGTAAAAACAGCACTGGGTTGGCGGAGACCGGGACGCACTCCAACTCCTACctagataccagcagggtatcCATCTCCGTGCTGGTCCCGGGACTGCTGCTGGTGTTTGTCACCTCCGCCTTCACGGTGGTGGGCATGCTCGTGTTTATCCTGAGGAACCGAAAGCGGTCCAAGAGAAGGGACGCCAACTCCTCGGCGTCCGAAATTAATTCCCTACAGACAGTCTGTGACTCTTCCTACTGGCACAATGGACCTTACAACGCAGACGGGGCCCACAGGGTGTATGACTGTGGCTCTCACTCGCTCTCAGACTAA